In one Sporomusa sphaeroides DSM 2875 genomic region, the following are encoded:
- a CDS encoding phage/plasmid primase, P4 family yields MIQGYILLNEKIPKHGQKLTDPNFVPLTVPPEHKDYGGVLKPDVVKVDIDNPEIFQKAVKMINDQNIKCNILETTRGGHLYFKNSVMTTNKSNCSAASGLLCEWKLGLKHEFSPVRVNGIDRHWLQGSLTNDDIDEIPKWLLPLPNGTADSFSKMEEGSGRNQALFNYILTLQSNDFSVEEIKETIRIINKYVLKTPLSDREVETILRDDSFKKQSFFRRTKFLHEKFAAYMKSNHHMIKLDGKLNIYTEGIYVSEGYEIEKNMIKHIPSLTDAQRREVLKHLMLICENRQAADLHLIAFKNGIYNVRDDSFSDFSPNVIITNKIDWSYNPAAYSKLADRTINKIACEDNEIRMLLEEVIGYTFYRRNELGKAFILLGDKQNGKSTYIDMIKTMLGDNNISALDLKNLSDRFNKAMLYKKMANLGDDIDDDFITDTSTFKKVVTGDTMQGENKGEKPFNFNPYCKLIFSANRIPKIKDPTGATIRRLIIIPFNAKFTDKEADFDPYIKYKLREPESIEYLILLGIQGLKRILQNRKFTISNEIEQELNEYEEQNNPVKAFLSEIGHESILREITDEVFSRFKSWCSVNSHRYDYDVRKFTGDVNKITGFKSDRIRPPKESYWNGKKDKINIFILDVK; encoded by the coding sequence ATGATTCAAGGCTATATTTTACTCAATGAAAAGATACCCAAGCACGGTCAGAAGCTAACTGACCCTAACTTTGTTCCACTTACTGTCCCGCCAGAGCATAAAGACTATGGCGGGGTGCTAAAGCCGGATGTTGTCAAAGTAGATATTGATAATCCTGAGATATTTCAAAAGGCTGTTAAAATGATCAATGACCAAAATATCAAATGCAATATCCTTGAAACCACCAGGGGCGGTCATTTATACTTTAAAAACTCCGTAATGACAACTAATAAGAGCAATTGCAGTGCTGCTTCTGGCTTGTTATGTGAATGGAAATTGGGCCTAAAGCATGAGTTTTCACCTGTAAGGGTAAATGGTATTGATCGTCATTGGTTACAAGGTTCTTTAACTAATGACGATATAGACGAAATACCTAAATGGCTTTTACCGCTACCAAATGGTACGGCAGACAGTTTTTCCAAAATGGAAGAAGGTAGCGGACGAAACCAAGCGTTGTTCAATTATATATTGACTCTTCAAAGCAATGATTTTTCAGTAGAAGAAATTAAAGAAACCATACGGATTATCAATAAATATGTGTTGAAAACTCCATTAAGTGACCGGGAAGTAGAAACAATCCTGCGGGATGATTCTTTCAAAAAGCAGTCTTTTTTTAGAAGAACCAAATTTTTACATGAGAAATTTGCCGCTTATATGAAAAGCAATCACCATATGATTAAACTTGATGGGAAATTAAATATTTATACTGAAGGAATATATGTTTCTGAAGGTTATGAGATTGAAAAGAACATGATTAAGCATATCCCTTCCTTGACGGATGCTCAGCGCAGAGAGGTTCTAAAGCACCTGATGCTGATATGCGAGAATAGGCAGGCAGCAGACCTTCACTTAATCGCATTTAAAAACGGTATTTACAATGTACGTGACGATTCATTTAGCGACTTCTCGCCCAATGTCATTATCACCAATAAAATTGATTGGAGCTATAACCCGGCAGCATATTCCAAACTGGCAGACCGGACGATAAACAAAATCGCTTGCGAGGACAATGAAATTCGAATGCTATTGGAAGAAGTTATTGGATACACGTTCTACCGGCGTAATGAACTTGGCAAAGCGTTTATATTGTTGGGAGATAAGCAGAACGGAAAAAGTACCTATATTGATATGATTAAAACCATGCTTGGTGATAACAACATTTCAGCCCTGGATTTAAAAAATCTTTCTGACCGATTTAACAAGGCAATGTTGTATAAGAAAATGGCAAATTTGGGGGACGATATTGACGATGATTTTATTACTGATACGTCCACCTTCAAGAAAGTTGTCACCGGAGACACCATGCAAGGTGAAAATAAGGGAGAGAAGCCGTTCAATTTTAACCCTTATTGTAAGCTCATATTTAGCGCAAATCGTATTCCAAAAATTAAAGACCCTACCGGCGCGACAATAAGACGGCTAATAATTATACCTTTCAATGCAAAATTCACTGACAAAGAAGCTGATTTTGACCCTTATATCAAATACAAGCTGCGGGAACCGGAATCCATTGAATATCTTATTTTGTTAGGAATTCAAGGCTTAAAGCGAATCCTACAGAACCGGAAGTTTACCATTTCAAACGAGATTGAACAAGAATTGAACGAATATGAGGAGCAAAATAATCCGGTCAAGGCTTTTCTAAGTGAAATAGGGCATGAATCTATTCTAAGGGAAATTACGGATGAAGTATTTTCACGTTTCAAATCTTGGTGCAGTGTCAATAGTCACAGATATGATTATGATGTTAGAAAATTTACTGGGGATGTAAACAAGATTACAGGATTTAAGAGTGATCGTATTAGACCACCTAAAGAAAGTTATTGGAATGGGAAAAAGGATAAAATCAATATTTTTATCCTGGATGTTAAATAA
- a CDS encoding helix-turn-helix domain-containing protein gives MTVAKVLNEREIAAELGLKPATVRRLRVQLGLPHFRTAGRIFYRLESVLAWMDKQEHTCQTEPESETGTLRRVK, from the coding sequence ATGACAGTAGCCAAGGTATTAAATGAAAGGGAAATAGCGGCAGAATTAGGCTTAAAACCGGCAACAGTAAGACGGTTAAGGGTACAGCTAGGCTTACCCCATTTCCGCACAGCAGGGCGCATATTTTACCGCTTAGAAAGCGTTCTTGCCTGGATGGACAAGCAAGAACATACTTGCCAGACTGAACCGGAGTCAGAGACAGGCACATTAAGGCGGGTAAAATGA
- a CDS encoding helix-turn-helix domain-containing protein, translating into MNLSVSKLLLAMANACITVTELAEQSGLSRPALTKFTTGKTNPKPATIGKIAKALNVRVEDLIEG; encoded by the coding sequence TTGAATTTGAGCGTAAGTAAATTATTGTTGGCAATGGCTAATGCTTGTATAACTGTGACTGAGCTTGCAGAGCAGTCCGGTTTATCAAGGCCAGCGTTAACCAAGTTTACCACCGGGAAAACGAATCCCAAGCCAGCCACAATAGGCAAAATCGCCAAGGCACTTAATGTAAGAGTTGAAGATTTAATTGAGGGGTAA
- a CDS encoding helix-turn-helix domain-containing protein: MSDINSRIKELRLKLNMTQEEFGNKIGLSKSGISNIESGTRSVRERHIKLISSIFNVSEDWLKNGKNSVWSSYDELHKDSLGKLKGFEKFINYLESVGYAVKYEKSGQSEAGYYEEQKDDEGNIVGEPSFIPDEEYFDVILIKGGVSTTYTDSEFKEFQQACEKSIDYQVWLKNNK; this comes from the coding sequence TTGTCCGACATAAATAGCAGAATAAAAGAGCTTCGGCTAAAATTGAACATGACCCAGGAAGAGTTCGGTAACAAAATTGGGTTATCCAAATCAGGCATTTCTAATATTGAAAGTGGCACGCGAAGTGTTAGAGAAAGGCACATAAAATTAATTTCAAGTATTTTTAACGTGTCTGAAGATTGGTTAAAAAATGGCAAAAACTCCGTTTGGTCTTCTTATGACGAACTGCACAAGGATTCTTTAGGAAAGTTAAAAGGCTTTGAAAAGTTCATTAACTATCTTGAATCTGTTGGGTATGCCGTAAAATATGAAAAGTCTGGGCAATCGGAAGCTGGTTACTATGAAGAACAGAAGGACGATGAAGGAAATATTGTTGGCGAACCGTCTTTCATTCCTGACGAAGAATATTTTGATGTTATCTTAATTAAAGGCGGTGTATCGACTACCTACACGGATTCAGAGTTCAAAGAATTTCAACAAGCCTGTGAAAAATCTATTGACTATCAGGTCTGGTTAAAAAACAACAAATAA
- a CDS encoding tyrosine-type recombinase/integrase: protein MPSKIKKRGENTYLLSVAAGYEANGKQKVYTKTVTANSERELNKLYALFVAEVERGEVSTSGNMTLSQFYDYWTEHYAIMIKKHEATTLAYNDHLFARIRTSLGSKKLNKIEPKHLLTFYKNLAEPGIKKVPTKKDSAEKKPPEKLSDSTIKKHHTLLSTMLNVAVKWNLIPYNPAKRIEPPKAVVEQKTVYTEEQLGQFIKALESQPAKYKAMVFLAITCGLRREEILGLQWNHFNFENNTVKIEQAIVYTKRTGVIAKKTKNDRSTRLLTFPAYIVPVLKQHRAGQLSNRLQLGTKWEGAKEAEDDFVFTQWSGKPMFPYTMNKWLSKFVKNNNLPKITPHIFRHMAATYLITAGHDIRTVSGKLGHSQTSTTMNIYSHLMEKAEQETADTMGDILKKAATKTTQKKQTK, encoded by the coding sequence ATGCCAAGTAAAATTAAAAAGCGCGGGGAGAATACTTACTTGCTCTCTGTAGCTGCCGGGTATGAAGCCAACGGCAAACAGAAGGTTTATACCAAAACAGTTACCGCCAACAGTGAACGGGAGCTTAATAAATTGTATGCTCTGTTCGTTGCCGAAGTTGAGCGCGGCGAAGTCTCCACATCGGGGAATATGACGCTATCGCAGTTTTATGATTATTGGACTGAACACTACGCCATCATGATAAAAAAGCATGAGGCTACTACATTGGCCTACAACGATCATCTATTTGCTCGCATACGTACCAGCCTGGGCAGTAAGAAGCTAAATAAGATTGAACCTAAACACCTGCTTACTTTCTATAAAAACCTTGCAGAACCCGGCATAAAGAAAGTACCAACTAAGAAGGATAGCGCCGAAAAGAAGCCGCCTGAGAAGCTCTCTGACAGCACAATTAAGAAGCACCATACCTTACTAAGCACTATGCTTAATGTCGCTGTGAAATGGAATCTGATACCCTATAATCCAGCTAAGCGGATAGAACCGCCCAAGGCCGTAGTAGAGCAAAAGACTGTTTATACCGAAGAACAGTTAGGTCAATTTATCAAGGCTTTGGAATCACAGCCTGCCAAATATAAAGCAATGGTTTTCCTGGCTATTACTTGCGGCCTACGCCGCGAAGAAATTTTGGGCTTACAGTGGAATCACTTCAATTTTGAAAACAATACAGTGAAGATTGAACAGGCCATAGTCTACACTAAGCGAACCGGGGTTATTGCCAAGAAAACGAAGAATGACCGCAGCACCCGCCTCTTAACCTTTCCGGCCTATATCGTGCCGGTATTGAAGCAACACAGGGCCGGGCAGTTATCCAACCGGTTACAATTAGGTACTAAATGGGAAGGTGCCAAAGAAGCTGAAGATGATTTCGTGTTTACGCAATGGAGCGGCAAGCCCATGTTTCCTTACACGATGAATAAATGGCTGAGTAAATTTGTAAAAAACAATAACCTTCCCAAAATTACACCCCATATCTTCCGGCATATGGCTGCCACCTATCTGATTACAGCCGGTCATGATATCCGCACTGTATCCGGTAAATTAGGTCACTCCCAGACTTCCACAACGATGAACATATATAGTCACTTAATGGAAAAAGCAGAGCAGGAAACGGCTGATACCATGGGCGATATATTAAAAAAAGCAGCAACGAAAACCACCCAAAAAAAGCAGACCAAATAG
- the tadA gene encoding tRNA adenosine(34) deaminase TadA, which produces MDDNYYMGLALTEARKAFALGEVPIGAVLVMDNQVVSAAHNMRESWHDATAHAEVIAIRDACQQLNRWRLTGATLYVTIEPCPMCAGALVMSRIDRLVYGSPDYKAGAVESLFNIVQHPALNHRLEVIAGVRADECSGIMKEFFRLRRK; this is translated from the coding sequence GTGGATGACAACTACTATATGGGATTGGCACTTACTGAGGCGAGAAAGGCATTTGCTCTTGGTGAAGTACCTATTGGCGCAGTGCTGGTGATGGATAATCAGGTTGTATCTGCTGCTCACAACATGCGGGAAAGTTGGCATGATGCCACTGCACATGCGGAAGTCATTGCCATCCGGGATGCCTGTCAGCAGTTGAATCGCTGGCGGTTGACGGGAGCTACACTTTATGTTACTATAGAGCCGTGTCCCATGTGTGCTGGGGCACTTGTCATGAGCCGCATAGACAGATTGGTGTACGGCAGCCCGGACTACAAAGCCGGGGCAGTAGAGTCGCTGTTCAATATTGTGCAACATCCTGCGCTCAATCACCGGCTGGAAGTAATTGCCGGAGTGCGCGCCGACGAATGTTCCGGTATTATGAAAGAGTTCTTCCGCTTACGCCGAAAATAA
- a CDS encoding nitroreductase family protein produces the protein MEKNFLVAVRDRRSFYGISKEFVTTDERVQEVIEEAVKHTPSAFNSQSARVVVLFGEQHNKLWNVTKNELQKIVSPEKFASTEEKINSFGNGSGSILFFEDMSVVENLQNQFPSYKENFPLWSQQSSGMLQLVVWTSLELEGFGASLQHYNPLIDEAVKKEWNIPEQWKLIAQMPFGKPTAAPGDKEFQPLEERIKVYK, from the coding sequence ATGGAAAAAAACTTTTTGGTTGCAGTGCGAGATAGAAGAAGCTTTTATGGAATTAGCAAGGAATTTGTTACTACCGACGAGCGGGTTCAAGAAGTAATTGAAGAGGCTGTTAAGCATACGCCCTCCGCCTTTAACTCACAAAGTGCACGGGTGGTTGTTTTATTCGGCGAACAACATAACAAGCTGTGGAATGTTACCAAAAATGAACTGCAAAAGATTGTTTCTCCGGAAAAGTTTGCATCAACAGAAGAAAAAATCAATTCTTTTGGCAACGGTTCCGGTTCCATTCTCTTCTTCGAAGATATGAGTGTTGTGGAAAATCTGCAAAACCAGTTTCCTTCTTATAAAGAGAATTTTCCGCTATGGTCGCAACAGTCCTCAGGTATGTTGCAATTGGTGGTCTGGACTTCGTTAGAGCTGGAGGGGTTTGGCGCTTCATTGCAGCATTACAACCCGCTTATCGACGAAGCTGTAAAAAAGGAATGGAATATTCCGGAGCAATGGAAGCTGATTGCTCAAATGCCTTTTGGCAAACCTACCGCAGCCCCCGGTGACAAAGAATTTCAACCACTGGAAGAACGCATTAAAGTCTATAAATAA